The genomic stretch ATCTTGTTCCTGGCGAAGCTGTTTACAATGAAAAAAGGATTACTGTCCAGGTACTTTTCCTGTTCATTCGTTAAGtagattaagtttatttatgttatttatgaaGTAATAGCTTTATTTCGCAGAATGAAGATGGTTCCAAAGACGAATATAGAATATGGAATCCTTTTCGTTCAAAGTTGGCTGCTGCCATCCTTGGAGGAGTTGACAACATCTGGATTGTAAGTTTGTCTTTGCAACAAGCTTCCTCTGTTTAGGTGTTCTTccaatatttaattagttttgactTTGGTTCATGAAGAAACCTGGAGCCAGAGTCCTTTACTTAGGAGCTGCTTCTGGGACAACTGTTTCTCACGTGTCTGACCTTGTTGGCCCTGTAAGTATATTATAGAAATGTAATATGGGATCTGTGGAGTATAATAGCTTACTTGGAGTGTATTGTTCTTTGTATGTAGTCAGGAGTTGTATATGCAGTAGAGTTTTCTCATAGAAGTGGTCGTGATTTGGTCAACATGGCAAAAAAACGTACGAATGTTATACCCATTATTGAAGATGCTAGACATCCAGCTAAATACAGAATGTTGGTTGGAATGGTTGATGTCATTTTTTCTGATGTTGCTCAGCCTGATCAGGTGTGGTTTAATTTCTCTCAATCGTCACATTTACAGCATATATGTGTTGAAGACATTGATGTACTAGTATCAGTAGTGGCatattattaatgtttgttTGATCTTGATTCATCACTTGTTCATTTGCCCTTTTAGAAATCTaggttaaaatttgttttcctcgGAACAGAAATGTGGCTATTGCTAGTTTTATGGAGTGGGGAGTTCAAAAGCTAGAATTGGCTTTCCGGGTATTGAATTCTTGTGCTATCTTGCTAAATAAAAAGTACAGTTTgctaattgtatattttttattttttcttctgttcttgTTCGGTAATTTATTTGCAAATGATGAGTTACTCGGATTCTTGGATGATGCAGGCCGAGATTCTGATGCAAAtcaatatcttttcttttttatattgtttcgtTACTTTATTCTAAGTTTAATGCAGTTTCAACAGTTAGATTTTTTGAGCCCGATTTTATCTCCATTTTCAGTTTTCTTagtatcattttttaattaatttgaaatttgaatattttatatatatatatatatataatataattataatatctataatatttataatatattatacattacTAAGTTTGTTTGTGTCCAGTTAGTCTGTGAGGCAATCTGTGCATGTGATGAGTATCTCGGATTCCCCTTCAAGACAGCATGAATGATGCACACCCGAGTTTCTGATGCATATCAATTTGTTTTCTGTTTATTCCATATAGTTCTACTAgtgttttttaatatacaaCAGCTTTGGTGAAttcatttgtttgaattttcCTTATTCAGTaccaatttttacttttattttttaaattttcagtttcttttattttcccaATGTATTTCAGTTTACATTTGCGTTTAGTGTTATGATTTTAGTGTGTCGATTCTCTTCTATATTTGCCGGAATGTATTTCATTTGAAGATAAAGCTCCTGAAAAGAATCAAGAAGTAACTAATAGTTTTGTTTGAAACTTACAGTccaataatatttgtttattaatttctGGTGGGCATTGCAGGCTAGGATTTTGGGTTTGAATGCTTCATATTATCTCAAAGCAGGTGGTCATTTTGTTATTTCAATCAAGGTATCTTCAGAGATCCTATCATGTATTTTCATGGCTTTTAGGGGTAGGGTGTTTCCAGAATTTAAAATTGGGGTTTTCAGGCTTTGAAACCTAAACACAGAAAGGGGGAATTTTTTGTGTAGATTAATTGTTCTGACTTGCATGTATCCTGTGTATGTTTAGGCTAACTGCATAGACTCAACAGTACCTGCTGAGGCAGTGTTTGAAAGCGAAGTGAACAAGTTGAAGGCGGATCAATTCAAACCATTCGAGCAAGTGACCCTTGAACCATTTGAGAGGGACCATGCCTGTGTTGTTGGAGGATATAGAATGcccaagaagaaaaaagaaactgcGTAATATATATTACCTTTTGAGTATTCACTAGGCTTTTTTACCAATGTTACCTTAatgagttttgttttgaaatcttGGTTAAAATTCCCAAGGAAAAATGATTTTGCGAGTATTTTCAGCTGTGTAGCCGTGAACCATTTTCATttcatgatatttatttatgttcagCTTCACTTGTGATATTTATTTCCTAagtataattacattttttactCTTGGAAAATCCCAAGTAATTTAATAGAAGGCTTTTCCTATATGGTTTGAATACAAATATTAATGTTAACTGCGAATGAACATGATTAAAGAGAAATACTTTTTGGTCACAATCACATGTAAGTTATATTATCTGCAGGAAAAGTGAAAAGtgacattttattttagaatagtaagaaaaattacgtttttaaaacaagtttagTATACTTGAATATGTAAAGTGCATAATTTTCCTAATCATTAATGGATGGGATGACTGGTAAATGAAATATATGTGATTTAGTGTATAAAACTTGACGTTAATGAAGTTGTATAGGAAATGACATAttacttttgtaatttattatatattattattattatttttttttacttttatcatattaaaactGATATTATTTCAATCATTTATCGACCACTCTTCTTTNTTTCATTTACTCGAGAGTATTTATTAGATAATCTCAATAACtaaacttaatcaatttatttactttaaatttgtATAGAAATAGAATTCAACTATAACCAAACTAATCAAACTTAATGATGTTTAACGGGGATATTGGATTTGTTATGCATAATATATCATGGACCTAAtcattatttaatcttttatcttttaatttttgtttggggACAAACTAATGTAccatttcattttctcaaaatagaaTTGTGCACATTCACATTGTAAATGACTAAATTAAGGTTAAAAgttctttttggtcccagttttggttgggaaaattcgaaatggtctccatgttttttttttttttttttttttttttgtgtttaatatggttctaaagaacgtaattggagttcaatttagtccttttcactaattccgtttaaatcgttaatgGTGAGATGTCCAAATGTGCAATTAGAGAGTGAACTGTCATTTATGCTCTGACGTGGACTAGATCAGTCATCATCATAGGGACCACATTTggaaataattaacagaaatggggactagattgaacaactttcattcattacaaaacaaagAGCCACATCActatcttcttcaaccttcagcccaaCCAGCCACTTAACCCTAGTGCCGCCACACCTAAATCCTCAGGCCGCCACCGCAATTATAGCCCCAGAGACTCCAAAAACTTTCAGACGAAGTGACCAAGATCGCATTCACACACCCTTTTTTATCAAAACACTGTCAACAGTTTCAATCACACCATCAACAACTCTAACTTTACAATTGAAGAGAACtaacaaggaaaaagaagaaacatggACATTGTTCACGGACTTGGGTtagtaaaaactttaacttGTTGGGAGAAACAAAGAAGAACCCAATTATTgcaataagaagaagaagattgggaagCAGACATGACTCATTGATGGGTGTCGTCGCCCAATCAAATTAGATGTGCAATTAAAGTGCAGAataaactagggaatgacccctaggtcgtctcccaaagaccaacttgcggttcaagaatcgagtcaaACACACAATGGGGGTTGAAAGTATTTCATATGCGAATTACATTAAGTTAAAATGCATGAAATTATTAAACTGAACAATgcaactaaatattttaaacacagttaattaaaattaaatgcaaaattaaacTAAAGAGACTAACAGTGATTAATCtaaaaacaaagacaaattaattcaaaacaaaagaaaataaacaatcataattttttttttaccaacacGTGCCTCATTCTTCAAATTCCATTCATTCCTCAAAGGTTAATTCCCAAATTTTGCAGCTTTGGAAATTGTTCCAGCCGTAATCCTTTATGAACCGAGAATGACTTGATGGTCTTCAGAATCAACTTCANCATCCCACACTTCCAACTAATCCGAACCTCACTCAATGGCAATAACCATGCTTGTCATTGATTTTGATTGCAAGCTAATTAAGAACATTTAATGCAGCGTGACAGCAGCCTAGAATGCCAAAAATATTGAATGCTATTTCTCTAATCATGTGCAGTGGGCCCTTAaccaaaagaaaatttcaattctCACTCTTCAACAAGCTACAGTCGTTAATTGGAATAATCAATTGCTCAAAGAAAAATTGTTGAACTCTGGAACCGTGCCCCTGTATCTGTCATGGCAGCCTCAGCAAACACTATTCAAGTTTAATTAGTTGTCAACGCCACTTGCCTATCACGGAAACAGAGGAATAAGATTAAAAGGTAGATGAATTCAGCCCTTTTATTTGCACCACTGCACCGGACATGTTTTCTCTTCTAGAACCGAGAACTTTGCTTCCAACATTCACTTGCTGAATTGTCCCATCACCCCTTCAAAAGATAAAGCTTCCACCATgaatcaatgaaagaaaataaatgggAAGGACACCTCTGTGACGGCTAAGCTAACTCCAAGGCACATTGATTCCTTCCTTCCAAACACGTCAATTCCAACTTCTCTCATCAACCTAACACCATCACCTTCTCCTATCTAATATTCTTTAATTAACTACAATAGAAAGAACTGACTACACCTACGTCTGCCACCAGCGTCCCATCACTACTATTCCCATCTAATGTAACTTTTCTCATttcattaaaacaaaagaaagagctAACCATCCATTTGAACCGGAACATAGAGTCAACTAGAACGGAAATGGATTTTGCTTCTCAATGGCCATCATTTGTGCAGCTGCACCATTTCTCATGACGGGACCTCTCATGCTTGTGCCAActagcttttctttttttaatcatcAGCAAACGTAGTAGCTAGGCTCAAATTCCCAAGAAAATAATTTGGTAAAATCACCAATGAACACTCTCCCATACAGCACGTAAGCAAATACTCAATGACAAAGTAAATATGCTAATCCCCCAAGCGGCTCCAGTAGAAATAGCAATGAGAGATTATGATTGACTTTAAATAAAAGGGTCACCTCTTCATCCCAACAGAACCCGAGACACATTCCTTCAACATATGACCATACTACTCCATTTCCCAAAACGTTCAGAGACAAGCTAACTATAGGCGCTGGAGCAAACCTTCCATTCCTTCAAAATGAATTTGTTGAGCCATTAAAGCAAATCAACGGATCAAACGGTAGACCCTTCACCCACGTAGtatctcatgtattgaattaaaTGAAGAATGAAAGGCAACGTAGATATCAACAGGAAAACTCAACTACCGATAGAAACAAGTGCCATGctattctttttttcaaaatccaaGCAAGTGCTAAAGGCAATNACTAGAACCGTGAACATCATTCAAATTGCAGAGAGAATATTTCAAAATGCCTCCATAAACCGAGAGAAAAATCTGAAAAATTCCCCCAAGAGTGACGGCTAAGCTATCCCCCAAATCCCTAGGTCTGAAAAATTACATCCCCAGGTGGGGTccacacattttttaaaaccctaaagccatgtcactatttttttacaattgggcttagTCTAGTCTAacaaaaattagcccaaaattatacaaaacttaaattaaaaagtctaatctactaaattaaaaatttattaatcctaaagtgtctttgtggagaatcttcacttaattggtgcccttccaaaagtcccaaagtagttccaaaatttccctgaaaatgcaaataggaataattaagctcaaataattcaaattaattaaaatgtgaattattggtctaattaagcccaaatggtgaaaatgacacaat from Vigna radiata var. radiata cultivar VC1973A unplaced genomic scaffold, Vradiata_ver6 scaffold_455, whole genome shotgun sequence encodes the following:
- the LOC106754363 gene encoding mediator of RNA polymerase II transcription subunit 36a isoform X1 yields the protein MAPPRGRGGSGGGFRGGRGDRGRGRGGGGRGGDRGTPFKARGGGRGGGGRGGGRGGGRGGGRGGMKGGSKVVVQPHRHEGIFIAKGKEDALVTKNLVPGEAVYNEKRITVQNEDGSKDEYRIWNPFRSKLAAAILGGVDNIWIKPGARVLYLGAASGTTVSHVSDLVGPSGVVYAVEFSHRSGRDLVNMAKKRTNVIPIIEDARHPAKYRMLVGMVDVIFSDVAQPDQARILGLNASYYLKAGGHFVISIKANCIDSTVPAEAVFESEVNKLKADQFKPFEQVTLEPFERDHACVVGGYRMPKKKKETA
- the LOC106754363 gene encoding mediator of RNA polymerase II transcription subunit 36a isoform X2 codes for the protein MAPPRGRGGSGGGFRGGRGDRGRGRGGGGRGGDRGTPFKARGGGRGGGGRGGGRGGGRGGGRGGMKGGSKVVVQPHRHEGIFIAKGKEDALVTKNLVPGEAVYNEKRITVQNEDGSKDEYRIWNPFRSKLAAAILGGVDNIWIKPGARVLYLGAASGTTVSHVSDLVGPSGVVYAVEFSHRSGRDLVNMAKKRTNVIPIIEDARHPAKYRMLVGMVDVIFSDVAQPDQKSRLKFVFLGTEMWLLLVLWSGEFKS